The Natribaculum luteum genome contains the following window.
CCCGCCCCGTTCGTGACGACCACCTGCTCGCGGTCGACGCCGCGACGGGCGGCGATCTCCTCGCGCAGATCCCGGAGACCCACGCTCGGCGGATACTGGAACTGCTCGGGTTCGAGGTCGGCGTACTCGCGGAGGGCGTCGCGAAGCTCCGCCGGGGGCTCCCAGTCGGGATTCCCACTGACCATGTCGATCACGTCCCGCTCGGCGCGCGCCGCGTACTCCATCACGTGGAAGAAGAGGGGCGTCTCGTACTCCATGGGAGTGGGTGGGGGACCGCGCCCCGTGGTTCTTTCGTCACGCGCGCTGGCGCGGAAGGTCGTGTCCCCTCCTTTCATACTGTCGGACAAAACGGTTCATCCCTCGATCGCGTCTCGGGTGCGATCGAGGATTCATACTATCGGACGTAACTGTGTGAAGATTCTCGCCACCCCGGGACGGCGAGAATCTTTCACGACTTACGTCCGGCAGTATCACTGACTTTTGTCCGGTAGTATCACTACCTCGCCCGTCGTCACCTCGCGTATGGACGAAGCGATCGACCTCGACCTGGCCGAGCGAGTCGGCGACGCGCTTCGAGACGCAGACGAGACGCTGTCCGTCGCGGAGTCGTGTACCGGCGGCCTGATCGGGGCGGCGATCACCGCGGTTCCCGGCTCGAGCGACTACTTCGATGCCGGACTGTGCACCTACGCCTACGACGCGAAGCGACGGCACCTCGGCGTCTCTCGCGAGGCGCTCGACGAACACGGTGCGGTGTCCGCCCCCGTCGCTCGTCAGATGGCCCGCGGCGTACGGGACGTCACAGACGTCACCTGGGGCGTCGCGACGACCGGGATCGCCGGCCCCACCGGCGGGACCGAGGAAAACCCCGTCGGAACCGTCTACATCGGCGTCGCCTACGCCGGCCCCTGGGGATCGGAGTCGTCGTACGTGACCGTCTCGCGGTACGTGTTCGACGGCGACCGCGCCGCAATCCGGGCGGCGACCGTCGAGCAGGCGCTGTCGAACCTGCTCGCGGAACTCGAGCGATCGCGCGTGTCATGATATCGCCTGCTGTCTGCGTTCCGAAAACCGCACGGCGGTCGCGGTTGCGCCAGAGATGCTAGATACCGGTCAGCGGCCGCCGTAGTTCGTGGTGAACGTCACCTCGAGCAACGTCTCGAAGAGTTTGTTCTGTGCCGTCCGGATGTGCTGGTGAAACGTCGCTGGCGCGATGTCGAGCGACTCTGCGACCGCCTCGCCGGAGTTGTCCCTGGGCCACTCGAAAAAGCCGCTGTAGTAGGCCGCCTCGAGGACCGCCCGCTGGCGGTCGGTCAGGTCGTTCAGCCAGGTACGCTCGAGGCGCTGTGAGGAGCCGACGTCGCGGGTCACCTGGCGACGCGCCAGTACCTCCGCGTTCGGATACCGCGCTTCGACGTCGTCGGTCACGCGGCGGACGTCCGTCTCGCGGGGAAGGTGGACCGTCATGTGGAGGTCGCCGTCGTCGACGATCGCTTCCTCGACGTACCCGCCCTGGGACGCGATCGTCGAGAGCACGGTCGATTCGGAGAGTCGCGCCTCGAACGAGACGTCGCCGAAGCCCTCGCTGATCATCGTCACGTCCTCCCAGTACGAGACGCGGTCGGTGAGCGCGTCGAGCGTCGGGAGTGCGTCGTCGGTGGCCGTCCCGTACACGAGGAACTCGCCGTCGCCGACGGGTACCGTCCGCTCGAACGTGATCGTCCCCTCGAGGGACTGCTGGACGTCGACCGCCTCGAAGACGTCGCGGATCTGGAGTTCGAGTTCGACGACCTCGTCGCTGGTCAGCGCCCGCTTGCGTTCGACGGCGGCGATGGCGTGACCGACGATCTCGCCGAGTTGCCCGACCACAGACCGCTCGTCGGCCGCGAACGCGCCCGTTCGTTCGGAGTAGACGCCGAGAATGCCATAGAGCGCCCCCTCGTGGGTGATCGGGATCGCGGCCGACGAGCGGTAGCCGTACTCGCGGGCGTACTCGCGCCAGAGCTCGAACGCCGGGTCGGTCAGGACGTCCCGGCTGATCTGCATCTCCCCGGTTTGCACGGCTCTCCCCGCTGGCCCTCGACCCGCCGGTTCGTCGGGATCCGCCGAGATGTCGACGTCCTCGAGGTAGCCGTCGACGCCGGCTTCCACCCGCGGGACGATCCGCCCCGTCTGTGGATCGACCTCGGCGACCCACGCGAACGCGTACGACGCCGAGTCGGCGAGTGACTCGCAGACGGTCCGTTCGATCTCCTCGCGGGTCGACTGGTCGATGACCGCGTCGGTCGTCTCTCTGACGACGTCGTTGACGTTGTTGAGCGCCGCGAGCTGTTCGCGCTGGCGCTCGAGTTCGCGTTCGCGCTGGTTGCGCTCGGTGACGTCGGCGAAGTACACCGAGAGTCCGCTCTCGGAGGGGTACACCCGTACTTCGAACCAGGCCTCGAGCGGTGGGTAGTACGCTTCGAAGGAGATCGACTCCTGGGTCTCCATCGCGTGACGATACCGATCTTCGAACGTCGAGTCGACTGCCTCGGGGAACGCCGCCCAGAGGGGTTCGCCGAGGAGTTCGTCCTCCGTCCAGTCGAGCAGCTCTTCGGCGCGCTCGTTGACGTACGTGAACCGCCAGTCGTCGTCGACGGCGAAGAAGCCGTCCGTGACGCGATCGAACACCCCGTCGAGTTCCGTCCGCAACCCGTCGCGCTGGCGTTCGAGCCGTCTGGCCTGTTCTTTCAGCTGTGTGACGTCGGTGGCCGTCGCGACGACGCGCTCCAGATCACCCGCGTTGTCGGTCAGCGGCGTCGCGTTGACCGAGACCCACCGCCGCTTTCCGTCCGGCGGCTTCACCTGAAGTTCCTGCCCCCGGACCGTCTCGCCGGTCTCGAGGACGCGTCCGATCGGCCGCTGCTCGAACGGGAGCGGGTCGCCGTCGGCGTCGAACAGGTCCCGCTGGCCGAGTTCATACTCGCCACTCGAGAGGTCGAGTATCGCTTCCATCCGCTCGTTCATGCGGGTGACCGAGCCGTCTGCGGTCGCGATCAGAACGCCGACGGGACTGGTCTCGAGGATCCGTTCGACGACGTCTCGCTCTCGACGGAGCGATCGTTCGGACCGCTTTCGGTCGGTCACGTCGTAGTAGAGTTCGACGCGGCCGCCGGCGTACCGGCCGGAGTCGATCGGTTTGCTGCGGTGTTCGAGCCAGCGCTCCTCGCGATTGTCGCCCGGCGTGATGTGACACTCGAACTGTTCGACGTAGCTGTTGTCCTCGTAGGTCGACCGAACGGTGTCGACGAACGCGTCGGTATCGGCGACGCGATTCCCGATCGTCTCTGCGATCACGTCGCGTTTGTCTCGGCCGACGACCGCCTCGCGCTCGAGCCCGAAGTAGCGCTCGATCCCCTCGTTGAGCCAGACGACGTCGAAGGTAGAATCGAGGACGAAGACGCCGACATCCGCCTCGTCCAGGACGGCCGGGAGAGAGTCGGACGGATCCTCGAGGGTGCGACGCTCGCGTCGGCCGTCGCGGTCGTCGCAGTCGTCGACGTCACGGACGACGCCGACTGTCCCCTCCTCCGTTCCGTCGTCGATCGAGTTCAACCACAGCCGACACGGAACCGTCTCGCCGCTGGCCGTCCGGAGTTCGAACTCGAGCGTGCACGTCTCGCAGTCGTCATCGCGGATCGAACGGATCGCCGCCTCGGTTCGCGCCGCGTCGGTACGGTCGAGGACGAGCGACACGTGTTCGCCGAGGAGGTCGTCTCGAGCATGGCCCGTCAGCTCGACGAATGCCTCGGTGGCCGCGACGACGTCCCCGTCGGCGTCGAGCTGGACGATGCCCTCACCGATCGACTCGAGGAGCGTCCGGCACCGCTGGAAGGGGCCATCCCCGTCCTCGTCGCCGTCCACCCAGAACGTCGCGTCGGTCGTCTCTGCCGGGTCGCTCATGCGCTACTAGTCGTCAGTGGATCGGATAAATCCCGAGTGCAGTCATGCCGGTGGACCGGCACGCATCAAGTATGATCACACCGATGGACCGGCACGCATCAAGTATGGTCACATCGATGGACCGGCACGCATCCGGTACGCTATTCACGCTCCAATTGAACAGTCCAGAGTAGATGAACAAGAAGGGACACGTCCTCAACGCGGTGCTTCTCGGTATCGGCCTAGGGTACCTCATAGAGCCGGCCGGCGACGAGACGACCTTCGCGACGATCCTGATGATCGGCGTTCCCGTGACGCTCGGCGCGCTGTTTCCCGACATCGACACGGAGTTCGGCCGCCATCGCAAGACGCTGCACAACCTGCCGATCCTCGCCGGCTTCGTCGCGTTTCCGTACTTCTTCGGGAATCTCGAGTACGTCTGGATCGGCGTCCTCACCCACTACGTCCTCGACGTGGCGGGCAGCAAACGCGGCATCGCGCTGTTCTATCCCGTCTGGAAGAAGGAGTTCGGCCTCCCGACCGGCGTCACGGTCAGCAGTAGCCGAGCCGACCTCGTTACCGTCCTCGTCACTGTCGCCGAACTCGTCCTCGCGGGACTCGTGATCTACGAGGTCCCACAGCGAGGTCTCGAGGTCGGGCGACAGGCGATCGGTATCTGAACCTTGACGATCACGCACGGACGTACGCCCACGTCGCGAGTGCGAGCAGGTGGATCGACCCGAGCGGGATCGCCTGTCGCTGCGGGCCGACGCCGAGGCCGCTGGCCAGCCAGGCGATGGCGATCGCCGCGAGAACGAACAACCCGGCCGTCACGCGCCGGTCCGCGCCGTAGCGCGCGCCGCCGGCCCAGACGACACCCAGCACGTAGCAGACGACCGCGAGCGGCCACATCTCGAGGTGCGTCGGCAGGCCGCTCGTCGCCCCGACGTACGCCGGCAGCGTCGTCAGACTTCCCGTCGCGGGCGTCGTCATCCCCCACGGGAACACGAGCGTCCGCGCCGTCGTGGTGACGACGACCCAGGGAACCACGAGCGGGGAGAGCAGCGCGAGCCACCAGCCGAACGCGTTGCCGGTCGTGGATCGGTCGCGGCCGGCAGTGGCCGAGGCCGACGCTCGATCGTCGTCGTCGCTCGTCGCTCGGTCGCTGTCGCCGTCGATCGCCGTCGAAACCGACTCGTCCCGGGGCTCGTCACCCACGCAGCGTCACCGCCGGAGAATGAGCTTCAGGACGTCCTCGTCCTCGAGGACGTGCTGGTCACCGACCTGCTGTTCGTCGTGGGTCGCGCTGGGACCCGAGACGCGAGCGAACCGGAACCGCTCCTCGAACTCGCCGCCGAGTT
Protein-coding sequences here:
- a CDS encoding CinA family protein is translated as MDEAIDLDLAERVGDALRDADETLSVAESCTGGLIGAAITAVPGSSDYFDAGLCTYAYDAKRRHLGVSREALDEHGAVSAPVARQMARGVRDVTDVTWGVATTGIAGPTGGTEENPVGTVYIGVAYAGPWGSESSYVTVSRYVFDGDRAAIRAATVEQALSNLLAELERSRVS
- a CDS encoding PAS domain S-box protein: MSDPAETTDATFWVDGDEDGDGPFQRCRTLLESIGEGIVQLDADGDVVAATEAFVELTGHARDDLLGEHVSLVLDRTDAARTEAAIRSIRDDDCETCTLEFELRTASGETVPCRLWLNSIDDGTEEGTVGVVRDVDDCDDRDGRRERRTLEDPSDSLPAVLDEADVGVFVLDSTFDVVWLNEGIERYFGLEREAVVGRDKRDVIAETIGNRVADTDAFVDTVRSTYEDNSYVEQFECHITPGDNREERWLEHRSKPIDSGRYAGGRVELYYDVTDRKRSERSLRRERDVVERILETSPVGVLIATADGSVTRMNERMEAILDLSSGEYELGQRDLFDADGDPLPFEQRPIGRVLETGETVRGQELQVKPPDGKRRWVSVNATPLTDNAGDLERVVATATDVTQLKEQARRLERQRDGLRTELDGVFDRVTDGFFAVDDDWRFTYVNERAEELLDWTEDELLGEPLWAAFPEAVDSTFEDRYRHAMETQESISFEAYYPPLEAWFEVRVYPSESGLSVYFADVTERNQRERELERQREQLAALNNVNDVVRETTDAVIDQSTREEIERTVCESLADSASYAFAWVAEVDPQTGRIVPRVEAGVDGYLEDVDISADPDEPAGRGPAGRAVQTGEMQISRDVLTDPAFELWREYAREYGYRSSAAIPITHEGALYGILGVYSERTGAFAADERSVVGQLGEIVGHAIAAVERKRALTSDEVVELELQIRDVFEAVDVQQSLEGTITFERTVPVGDGEFLVYGTATDDALPTLDALTDRVSYWEDVTMISEGFGDVSFEARLSESTVLSTIASQGGYVEEAIVDDGDLHMTVHLPRETDVRRVTDDVEARYPNAEVLARRQVTRDVGSSQRLERTWLNDLTDRQRAVLEAAYYSGFFEWPRDNSGEAVAESLDIAPATFHQHIRTAQNKLFETLLEVTFTTNYGGR
- a CDS encoding metal-dependent hydrolase — protein: MNKKGHVLNAVLLGIGLGYLIEPAGDETTFATILMIGVPVTLGALFPDIDTEFGRHRKTLHNLPILAGFVAFPYFFGNLEYVWIGVLTHYVLDVAGSKRGIALFYPVWKKEFGLPTGVTVSSSRADLVTVLVTVAELVLAGLVIYEVPQRGLEVGRQAIGI